In Chloracidobacterium sp., one genomic interval encodes:
- a CDS encoding PAS domain S-box protein, translating into MDKIEKRSHSTTIPGKRPEEPPVPAEAMYESFIENLPVMFYAVTPKPPHRAIYMSPNFEEFGYPIEDWLTQPDIWDRVMHPDDREHVLGKTRSAMKRGRDVDFEYRIVCKNGDIRWIRDRSCFIRDKNGKRICWQGVVVDITERRLAEQKIERRELLYRTLAHNIPQAAVLLFDKDHRYLLAEGSQLLKHKLNGKKIEGKTLNEVFDKGVTEEWAALYDRTLAGESINLEKATDDAVYQIDLLPVRDDAGNVFAGMVMWQDISERKNAEEALRKSEAQYRDLFDNASDIIYVNDLDGFLLSINKAAERIFGYTREEALKLNIAQIAAPEHVNRARAALARKVRGDATQTIYELECLSKTGQRIVLEVNSSVILDNGEPVAIQGVARDITERKQAETAIRRSMEETRRAAEAARNSEARFRELFENANDLIYTHDLDGNFTSLNRAGEMITGYSRAEALEMNLSDLVAPEFLETARTMSSKKAESDTAHSYEIEIIARDGRRVVLDLSTRLIVANGRPVGVQGIGRDITEKRAVRNSLRDTLSLFETTFESTADGIVVMSLDRNIVTCNKKFVEMWQVDPEIIKSKNGDALVAHIVSNLIDGESFLRDLDETYKDPNSAVSELLELTNGRIFERYSQPQYLDGKPIGRVACFRDITERSRAEERLRHVALHDTLTNLPNRAEFMNHLQAAIDRTRGNDYAKFAVLFLDLDRFKVINDSLGHAVGDKLLVAIAERLQAGVRPGDIVARLGGDEFTILLNRSGVAEDVAGVAERLQRMISAPFKIDNYEVFTSASIGIVASGTLDRQAEDFLRDADAAMYRAKEAGKARYEVFDQEMHVRNMNLLRIETDLRHAVDRNEFEVHYQPIVDLKNGTVSDFEALLRWRHPELGLITPTRFVHVAEETGLIVPIGKWILTEACRQIAEWRNKFGRKFAVSVNLSAKQLMHPTLTADIDQVLVTTGLDADQLKLEVTESTVMEHSEKALKVLTELDSLGIDLSTDDFGTGYSSLSYLQKFPFERLKIDRSFINLMVKDTKSAAIVKTILMLGENLGISAVAEGVETVPQFEELRRLGCKLGQGYLFSPPVRVNEAESILAKGRDAFPIFHRRVLALSASPIELAEVQ; encoded by the coding sequence ATGGACAAGATCGAAAAAAGATCGCACTCGACGACCATCCCCGGTAAGCGTCCGGAGGAACCGCCCGTACCTGCCGAGGCGATGTACGAGAGCTTTATCGAGAACCTTCCGGTAATGTTCTATGCGGTCACGCCGAAGCCTCCGCATCGAGCGATTTATATGTCGCCGAATTTTGAGGAATTCGGCTATCCCATCGAGGATTGGCTTACCCAACCGGACATTTGGGACCGCGTGATGCATCCCGACGATCGTGAACACGTTCTCGGAAAAACACGTTCGGCCATGAAGCGCGGCCGTGACGTTGATTTTGAATATCGCATAGTTTGCAAGAACGGCGACATACGCTGGATCAGGGACAGGAGCTGCTTTATACGCGACAAGAACGGCAAGCGCATATGCTGGCAAGGCGTCGTTGTCGATATCACTGAAAGGCGGCTCGCAGAGCAGAAGATCGAGCGCCGCGAGTTGCTCTATCGGACCCTTGCACATAATATCCCGCAGGCTGCGGTCCTGCTTTTCGACAAAGATCACAGATATCTGCTCGCCGAGGGGAGCCAACTTCTTAAACATAAACTCAACGGAAAAAAGATCGAGGGCAAAACCCTAAATGAGGTCTTCGATAAGGGCGTTACCGAGGAATGGGCCGCACTCTACGACCGAACGCTCGCCGGAGAATCGATAAACCTGGAAAAGGCAACTGACGATGCCGTGTACCAGATCGACCTGTTGCCGGTTCGCGACGATGCGGGAAATGTTTTTGCCGGCATGGTTATGTGGCAGGACATCTCCGAGCGCAAGAACGCTGAAGAGGCCCTGCGAAAGAGTGAGGCTCAGTATCGCGATCTGTTCGATAACGCGAGCGATATTATCTACGTGAACGATCTGGACGGCTTCCTCTTATCGATCAATAAGGCAGCGGAACGCATATTCGGATACACGCGCGAAGAAGCGTTGAAACTGAACATAGCGCAGATTGCCGCGCCGGAACACGTGAACCGCGCCCGTGCAGCATTGGCCCGTAAGGTTCGCGGCGATGCGACCCAAACGATCTACGAACTTGAATGTCTTAGCAAGACAGGGCAGCGGATCGTGCTGGAGGTCAACAGCAGCGTGATCCTCGACAACGGAGAACCGGTCGCCATCCAAGGTGTCGCTCGCGACATCACAGAACGAAAACAGGCGGAAACCGCGATACGCCGGAGCATGGAAGAGACGCGGCGAGCAGCGGAAGCCGCCCGCAACAGCGAAGCCCGCTTTCGTGAGCTTTTTGAGAATGCGAACGACCTGATCTACACGCACGACCTCGACGGCAACTTCACATCACTTAACCGTGCGGGCGAGATGATAACCGGCTATTCGCGTGCGGAAGCTCTCGAGATGAACCTAAGTGATCTGGTCGCACCTGAGTTCCTCGAAACCGCCCGGACAATGTCTTCGAAAAAGGCCGAGAGCGATACTGCACATTCGTATGAGATCGAGATCATTGCGCGGGACGGACGCCGGGTCGTGCTCGATCTCAGCACCCGATTGATCGTCGCGAACGGCCGGCCCGTCGGTGTTCAAGGCATCGGCCGCGATATCACTGAAAAACGAGCTGTAAGAAACTCGCTTCGCGACACTCTCTCACTATTCGAGACCACCTTTGAATCTACCGCGGACGGCATCGTAGTAATGAGCCTTGACCGCAACATCGTCACTTGCAACAAAAAGTTCGTTGAGATGTGGCAGGTCGATCCGGAGATAATTAAGAGTAAGAACGGCGATGCACTGGTCGCTCATATTGTTTCAAACCTGATCGACGGCGAATCATTCCTTCGCGACCTTGACGAGACGTACAAAGATCCGAATTCTGCCGTATCCGAATTACTCGAGCTGACGAACGGCCGTATCTTTGAGCGGTATTCGCAGCCTCAATACCTTGACGGGAAGCCTATCGGACGTGTTGCGTGTTTCCGCGATATAACCGAACGCAGCCGGGCAGAAGAGCGTTTAAGGCATGTTGCACTTCACGACACTTTGACCAATTTGCCGAATCGCGCCGAATTTATGAATCATCTTCAGGCGGCGATCGACCGCACGCGCGGAAATGATTATGCAAAGTTCGCGGTCCTCTTCCTGGATCTCGATCGGTTCAAGGTGATCAATGACAGCCTGGGCCACGCGGTCGGCGACAAACTGCTGGTTGCCATTGCCGAACGCCTGCAGGCAGGCGTCCGCCCGGGCGATATCGTAGCGAGGCTCGGCGGCGATGAGTTCACTATCCTACTGAACAGAAGCGGAGTCGCAGAGGATGTCGCCGGAGTTGCCGAACGCCTTCAGCGAATGATCTCCGCACCGTTCAAGATCGACAATTACGAGGTTTTCACGTCGGCGAGTATCGGCATAGTCGCCTCGGGAACGCTCGACCGCCAAGCCGAGGATTTTCTCCGCGATGCGGATGCCGCGATGTACCGTGCCAAAGAAGCAGGAAAAGCACGTTATGAGGTGTTCGACCAAGAGATGCATGTTCGCAACATGAACTTGCTGCGGATCGAGACCGATCTGCGGCATGCTGTTGATCGTAATGAGTTCGAGGTACATTATCAGCCGATCGTGGACCTTAAGAACGGCACAGTATCCGATTTCGAGGCGTTGCTCCGCTGGCGCCATCCGGAGCTTGGGCTTATTACGCCAACTCGTTTCGTCCATGTTGCCGAGGAGACAGGTTTAATAGTCCCGATCGGAAAGTGGATCCTGACCGAGGCGTGCCGGCAGATCGCAGAATGGCGTAATAAGTTCGGAAGAAAATTCGCCGTCAGCGTAAATCTTTCGGCAAAGCAACTCATGCATCCGACGCTCACGGCTGACATCGACCAAGTACTTGTAACAACCGGGCTTGATGCCGATCAGCTAAAACTCGAAGTTACCGAAAGCACCGTTATGGAGCACAGCGAAAAGGCGTTAAAGGTTCTCACCGAGCTTGATTCGCTCGGGATCGACCTTTCGACCGACGACTTCGGCACCGGCTATTCGAGCCTTAGTTATCTTCAGAAATTCCCGTTCGAGCGGCTAAAGATCGACCGCTCATTCATTAACTTGATGGTCAAGGACACAAAGAGCGCCGCGATCGTAAAGACGATCCTTATGCTTGGTGAGAATCTCGGCATCAGCGCGGTCGCCGAAGGCGTCGAGACCGTACCGCAATTCGAAGAGCTCCGCCGCCTCGGCTGCAAGCTCGGCCAAGGATACCTTTTCTCGCCGCCGGTTCGTGTTAACGAAGCAGAGTCCATTCTCGCAAAAGGCCGCGACGCTTTCCCCATCTTTCATCGTCGTGTTCTTGCGTTGTCCGCTTCACCCATCGAGCTCGCCGAAGTGCAGTAA
- a CDS encoding serine hydrolase: protein MKKQFHLFVLFIAAALASTAFGQKESSRSAILPPAVYKPIAVVHSASLQAILDDAVSKIMSAKGIKDGELAATVIDLSDPAKAFDASYQGGIKLYPASVVKLFYLAALERQIEDGKIVPSNELRRAERDMIVDSSNEATQLIVDVLTGTTGGPELPAKELERWQFKRNRVNRFFTALGYTGINVNQKTFCTDAYGIEQQSRGPNGENRNMLTTDATARLFAEIVTGRIAGKQFSDRMMEVLHREPFVKGDEADQAHAFIGKALIDRDLRDVKLWSKAGWTSTARHDAAYLAFPDGRKFIIVILTQAHANEKDIIPELAGRLIDSLKNPIAARGARTAPLLHFGELDG from the coding sequence ATGAAAAAGCAATTCCATCTTTTTGTTTTGTTTATAGCCGCGGCCTTGGCATCGACAGCCTTCGGGCAGAAGGAGTCGTCAAGGTCCGCGATCTTGCCGCCGGCGGTCTATAAGCCGATAGCGGTTGTTCATTCTGCGTCGCTGCAGGCAATTCTCGATGATGCGGTAAGCAAGATAATGTCGGCGAAAGGGATCAAGGACGGAGAACTTGCCGCAACCGTCATTGACCTTTCAGATCCCGCAAAGGCGTTCGATGCGAGTTATCAGGGCGGCATCAAACTGTATCCGGCGAGTGTCGTTAAGCTCTTCTACCTTGCGGCTCTCGAACGGCAGATCGAGGATGGCAAGATCGTCCCAAGCAATGAATTGAGGCGTGCCGAACGCGATATGATCGTCGATTCTTCGAATGAGGCCACACAACTGATCGTCGATGTACTGACGGGGACGACGGGCGGGCCCGAACTGCCGGCAAAGGAATTGGAGCGCTGGCAGTTCAAGCGAAACCGCGTCAATCGGTTTTTCACGGCGTTGGGCTACACCGGCATCAATGTAAATCAAAAGACCTTTTGTACCGATGCATACGGGATCGAACAGCAGTCACGCGGGCCGAACGGCGAGAACCGCAATATGCTGACTACCGATGCGACCGCGAGGTTGTTCGCCGAGATAGTAACCGGACGCATTGCCGGAAAGCAGTTCTCTGATCGGATGATGGAAGTGCTTCACCGCGAACCGTTCGTGAAAGGCGATGAAGCGGATCAGGCACATGCATTCATTGGCAAAGCTTTGATCGACCGTGATCTGCGCGATGTAAAGCTATGGTCAAAAGCAGGCTGGACAAGCACCGCACGGCACGATGCGGCGTATTTGGCGTTTCCTGACGGCAGGAAATTCATTATCGTGATCCTCACACAAGCACACGCAAATGAAAAAGACATCATCCCCGAGCTTGCAGGCCGCCTGATCGACAGTCTGAAAAACCCGATAGCAGCCCGCGGTGCGAGGACAGCGCCGTTACTGCACTTCGGCGAGCTCGATGGGTGA
- a CDS encoding NAD-dependent epimerase/dehydratase family protein, with product MPRAKKIRQILITGGTGFLGAWVVRTLLDEGADNLTVLASHIPEWMKDAGVTPVEGSVTEPDDLAAACKNASVVLHLAGKVSRDQADAALMNRVHLQGTRLICEAAKEAGVGTFVLASSSGTIAVSREPQIFDETYPPPLDIITRWAYYASKYFQERTAIEGFEGKGRKLVIMNPTLLLGPQDERLSSTKPVLDMLGRKIPYCPGGGISFVDVRDVASAIISAIEKGRHQEKYLLGAANMTFEEFFGRLSRLSGIPAPGLKVPKKLAVAGSGLIDSVFKNWGKPSPIAPSEVEQAEHFWYFTSAKAEAELGFTPRDPQATLNDTVSYLRKNFLGEGIFS from the coding sequence ATGCCAAGAGCAAAGAAAATACGGCAGATTTTGATCACGGGCGGCACGGGCTTCCTCGGGGCGTGGGTTGTGCGGACCCTACTTGATGAAGGTGCCGATAACTTGACCGTCCTTGCGTCGCACATACCGGAATGGATGAAGGACGCAGGCGTAACACCCGTTGAGGGTTCGGTAACTGAGCCGGATGACCTTGCTGCGGCGTGCAAGAATGCGTCCGTCGTGCTTCACCTTGCCGGCAAGGTCTCTCGCGATCAGGCAGATGCGGCGCTGATGAACCGAGTTCATTTGCAGGGTACGCGGCTTATATGCGAGGCCGCGAAAGAAGCGGGCGTCGGCACGTTCGTTCTGGCGTCGTCGAGCGGTACGATCGCCGTGAGCCGTGAGCCGCAGATCTTTGACGAAACATATCCGCCGCCGCTCGATATCATTACACGCTGGGCATATTACGCCTCAAAGTATTTTCAGGAAAGAACTGCGATAGAAGGCTTTGAAGGCAAGGGCCGAAAGCTTGTGATAATGAATCCGACGCTTTTGCTCGGCCCGCAGGATGAACGTTTGTCATCGACAAAACCCGTACTCGACATGCTAGGGCGAAAGATACCGTATTGTCCGGGCGGCGGTATCAGTTTTGTTGATGTGCGTGATGTCGCAAGCGCCATTATTTCTGCGATAGAAAAAGGGCGGCACCAAGAAAAGTATCTGTTGGGTGCGGCGAATATGACGTTTGAAGAGTTCTTCGGACGGCTGTCACGGCTAAGCGGTATACCGGCGCCGGGGCTGAAGGTGCCGAAGAAGTTGGCCGTCGCCGGTTCCGGCCTGATAGATTCAGTGTTCAAGAATTGGGGGAAACCTTCGCCGATAGCACCGAGCGAAGTAGAGCAGGCTGAACATTTTTGGTATTTTACTTCGGCAAAAGCCGAGGCCGAACTCGGGTTTACGCCGCGCGACCCGCAGGCGACGCTGAATGATACGGTGAGCTACTTAAGGAAGAACTTCCTCGGGGAAGGGATCTTTAGCTGA